A portion of the Burkholderia pseudomultivorans genome contains these proteins:
- a CDS encoding enoyl-CoA hydratase/isomerase family protein, with product MANTLLTDDSTPGVRVVTLNRPERMNALDGATLAALNDAVRTADDPGREIRVIVIRGSGRAFCAGNDLKWLASGVLADPAAHMRHQDLMQDTFARMEASRQIVIASVNGYAVAGGFELVLASDIVVVDEQAELGDAHLQRNLLPSGGGSQRLPRKIGLARAMYYLVTGRRMTGRDAERMGLASLAVSGAELDAATMQLAREIARTDADALAAMKQMTRRALEMPLNDGLTMERWMQYRYRTESPSLAASVQDFAQRDRG from the coding sequence ATGGCGAACACGTTGCTGACAGACGACTCGACGCCTGGCGTTCGCGTCGTCACGCTGAATCGTCCCGAGCGCATGAATGCGCTCGACGGCGCGACGCTCGCGGCGCTGAACGACGCGGTGCGCACGGCCGACGATCCGGGCCGCGAGATCCGCGTGATCGTGATTCGCGGCAGCGGCCGCGCGTTCTGCGCAGGCAACGACCTGAAATGGCTGGCGAGCGGCGTGCTCGCCGATCCGGCCGCGCACATGCGGCACCAGGACCTGATGCAGGATACGTTCGCGCGGATGGAGGCGTCGCGGCAGATCGTGATCGCGTCGGTCAACGGTTACGCGGTGGCGGGCGGCTTCGAACTGGTGCTGGCGTCCGACATCGTGGTTGTCGACGAACAAGCGGAACTCGGCGATGCGCATCTGCAGCGCAACCTGCTGCCGAGCGGCGGCGGCTCGCAGCGGCTGCCGCGCAAGATCGGACTGGCGCGCGCGATGTATTACCTCGTCACGGGACGGCGCATGACCGGGCGCGACGCCGAGCGCATGGGGCTCGCGTCGCTGGCGGTGAGCGGCGCGGAACTCGATGCCGCGACGATGCAGCTGGCCCGAGAGATCGCGCGGACCGATGCCGATGCGCTCGCGGCGATGAAGCAGATGACGCGCCGCGCGCTCGAGATGCCGCTGAACGACGGGCTGACGATGGAGCGCTGGATGCAGTACCGCTACCGGACCGAATCGCCGTCGCTGGCGGCATCGGTGCAGGATTTCGCGCAGCGCGACCGCGGTTGA
- a CDS encoding methyl-accepting chemotaxis protein, translated as MKLSFKQRLGLPLVLSLFCLMLLSVTDAYRNRDVRLEERKSDLVHATQIALATIEFYAKRADAGELSAEQAQKQAMDVIRGLRYGEAGSGYFSIVNSKGVVLMYPFDASIQNKPLSELNPKAAAIVQQQIELAARTGSGFQRFDYPKETSGVTTDAPRIAYVDTYRPWDWVINTSLFVDDIDSAFQANLLQSLGILALIALVLSGIVVALNRGIARTIGGEPGDAVEIAGRIAANDFTAAIATAPDDRGSLLYSMKRMQANLSAAINGIKASANSIASAAAQISAGDLDLSRRTEMQAASLQETAASMAELSSRVGQNTDNVRQASQVAVQAVQSAERCNGVVSQVVEAMGSIDASSGRIAEIVGIIESIAFQTNILALNAAVEAARAGEQGRGFAVVASEVRSLAQRSSSASKEIRDLIHESVGRVRGGVELVNAAGASMAEIVQAISRVTALMEEIAAASVEQGHGIDQVNQAVSEMDRATQHNAAYVEEVAAAAQSLDDQSKQLVAMISNFVVREVDTPPMPEVAPTSRDGAAALVRRPLPASESYAM; from the coding sequence ATGAAGCTGTCATTCAAGCAGAGGCTCGGGTTGCCGCTGGTCCTGAGCCTGTTCTGCCTTATGCTGCTGTCGGTCACGGATGCGTACCGGAATCGCGACGTGCGTCTCGAGGAGCGCAAGTCCGATCTCGTGCATGCAACGCAGATCGCGCTCGCCACGATCGAGTTCTACGCGAAGCGGGCCGACGCGGGAGAGCTGAGCGCCGAACAGGCGCAGAAGCAGGCGATGGACGTGATCCGCGGCCTGCGCTACGGCGAAGCGGGCAGCGGCTATTTCTCGATCGTGAATTCGAAGGGCGTGGTGTTGATGTACCCGTTCGATGCCTCGATCCAGAACAAGCCGTTGAGCGAACTGAATCCGAAGGCCGCTGCCATCGTCCAGCAGCAGATCGAGCTGGCAGCGCGAACCGGCAGCGGATTTCAGCGCTTCGACTATCCGAAGGAAACCTCCGGCGTGACGACGGACGCCCCGCGTATCGCGTATGTCGATACGTACCGTCCATGGGACTGGGTGATCAATACGAGCCTGTTCGTCGACGACATCGACAGCGCGTTTCAGGCGAACCTGCTGCAAAGCCTCGGCATCCTTGCGCTGATCGCGCTGGTGCTGAGCGGCATCGTCGTGGCGCTCAATCGCGGCATCGCGCGGACGATAGGCGGCGAGCCCGGCGATGCGGTCGAGATTGCCGGGCGAATCGCGGCCAACGATTTCACCGCCGCCATCGCGACCGCGCCGGACGATCGCGGCAGCCTGCTCTATTCGATGAAGCGCATGCAGGCGAATCTGTCCGCGGCCATCAACGGCATCAAGGCGAGCGCGAATTCGATCGCCTCGGCGGCCGCGCAGATCTCGGCCGGCGATCTCGATCTGTCCCGGCGCACCGAGATGCAGGCAGCGTCGCTGCAGGAAACCGCGGCGAGCATGGCGGAACTCTCGTCGAGGGTCGGCCAGAACACCGACAACGTTCGGCAGGCGAGCCAGGTCGCAGTACAGGCCGTGCAGTCGGCCGAGCGCTGCAATGGCGTGGTGTCGCAGGTGGTCGAGGCGATGGGCAGCATCGACGCGAGCTCCGGCAGGATCGCCGAGATTGTCGGCATCATCGAAAGCATCGCGTTCCAGACCAACATCCTCGCGCTCAATGCCGCCGTCGAAGCCGCGCGTGCAGGCGAGCAGGGGCGCGGCTTCGCCGTCGTCGCATCGGAAGTGCGTTCGCTCGCCCAGCGCTCGTCGTCGGCATCGAAGGAAATTCGGGACTTGATTCACGAATCCGTCGGACGCGTCAGGGGCGGCGTGGAACTCGTGAACGCCGCGGGCGCGTCGATGGCGGAGATCGTGCAGGCGATCTCGCGTGTGACGGCCTTGATGGAAGAAATCGCAGCGGCCTCGGTGGAACAGGGGCACGGCATCGATCAGGTCAACCAGGCCGTGTCGGAAATGGACCGGGCCACCCAGCACAATGCCGCCTATGTCGAGGAAGTCGCCGCCGCTGCGCAGTCGCTCGACGATCAGAGCAAGCAGCTCGTCGCGATGATTTCGAATTTCGTCGTGCGCGAAGTCGACACGCCGCCGATGCCGGAGGTGGCGCCGACGTCGCGAGATGGCGCAGCCGCGCTCGTGCGACGTCCGCTGCCAGCGAGCGAGTCCTATGCGATGTAG
- a CDS encoding GMC family oxidoreductase: protein MSETFDYVVVGAGSGGSVVAARLAEAGHTVCVLEAGPPDTNPFIHIPAGYIKNLFNDRLVWRFRSGPIAGTNGRTIELTQGKVVGGSGSINGMVYNRGQHADFDGWAALGNPGWSYDDVLPYFKKAETRIGPGDDRYRGRSGPLIVTDPIMPAPLCELFVEAVKSLGYPYVADSNAEAQDGVGPWHFMIDTRGHAPRRWSAARAYLHPAVRSGRVTLRTDSPATRVLLDGRRATGVRYRAGGSGAPEREVRANREVIVAAGALNTPRLLQISGIGDDAHLRAIGVQTQIDLPGVGANLVDHFNLRVAVKVKGVPTLNERGRGLPLAREIARYFLGRPSILSMGPVPMRFFFRSEPSLARPDLQVSFTPGSYQEGLPGLLDRYPGMTLGGHKQRPDSRGWVKARSAHIDELPEVQPNYLTDESDQRAMVAVVRMARAVLQAKPFAPYYVDEMFPGNDVRTDDEILAFARQRGGTVYHHNGTARMGPDSDPMAVVDARLRVRGVQGLRVADASVMPLPISGATNAATIMIGEKAAAMLVEDAKTDGVPSARVFDTA from the coding sequence ATGAGCGAAACCTTCGACTACGTCGTCGTCGGCGCGGGCAGCGGCGGCAGCGTGGTGGCCGCGCGGCTCGCCGAAGCCGGCCATACCGTGTGCGTGCTGGAAGCCGGCCCACCCGACACCAACCCGTTCATCCACATCCCGGCGGGCTACATCAAGAACCTGTTCAACGACCGGCTCGTCTGGCGCTTTCGCAGCGGCCCGATCGCGGGCACCAACGGACGCACGATCGAGCTGACCCAGGGCAAGGTGGTGGGCGGCTCGGGCTCGATCAACGGGATGGTGTACAACCGCGGGCAGCATGCCGACTTCGACGGCTGGGCCGCGCTCGGTAATCCGGGCTGGTCCTACGACGACGTGCTGCCCTACTTCAAGAAGGCCGAGACGCGCATCGGGCCCGGCGACGACCGCTACCGCGGCCGCAGCGGGCCGCTGATCGTCACCGACCCGATCATGCCGGCGCCGCTGTGCGAGCTGTTCGTCGAGGCCGTCAAGAGCCTCGGCTATCCGTACGTGGCCGACTCGAACGCCGAAGCACAGGACGGCGTCGGCCCGTGGCATTTCATGATCGACACGCGCGGCCACGCGCCGCGACGCTGGAGCGCAGCGCGCGCCTACCTGCATCCGGCCGTCCGGAGCGGCCGCGTCACGCTGCGGACCGACAGCCCCGCCACGCGCGTGCTGCTGGACGGCCGTCGCGCGACCGGCGTGCGATATCGCGCGGGCGGCAGCGGCGCTCCCGAGCGCGAGGTGCGCGCCAATCGCGAGGTGATCGTCGCGGCGGGCGCACTGAACACGCCCCGCCTGCTGCAGATCTCGGGCATCGGCGACGATGCGCATCTGCGCGCGATCGGTGTGCAGACGCAGATCGACCTGCCCGGCGTCGGCGCCAACCTGGTCGACCACTTCAACCTGCGCGTGGCCGTCAAGGTCAAGGGCGTCCCCACGCTCAACGAGCGCGGCCGCGGCCTGCCGCTGGCCCGCGAGATCGCGCGCTACTTCCTCGGCCGGCCGAGCATCCTGAGCATGGGCCCGGTGCCGATGCGCTTTTTCTTCCGCTCGGAACCGTCGCTGGCGCGTCCCGACCTGCAGGTGTCGTTCACGCCCGGCAGCTATCAGGAAGGCCTGCCCGGACTGCTCGATCGCTACCCGGGCATGACGCTGGGCGGCCACAAGCAGCGGCCCGACAGCCGCGGCTGGGTCAAGGCGCGCTCCGCGCACATCGACGAGCTGCCCGAGGTGCAGCCGAACTACCTGACCGACGAATCGGACCAGCGCGCGATGGTGGCCGTCGTCAGGATGGCGCGCGCGGTGCTGCAGGCGAAGCCGTTCGCGCCGTACTACGTCGACGAGATGTTCCCCGGCAACGACGTCCGGACCGACGACGAGATCCTCGCGTTCGCGCGCCAGCGCGGCGGCACCGTCTATCACCACAACGGCACCGCGCGCATGGGGCCCGACAGCGATCCGATGGCGGTGGTCGATGCGCGGCTGCGCGTGCGCGGCGTGCAGGGGCTGCGCGTCGCCGATGCGTCCGTGATGCCGTTGCCGATCTCGGGCGCGACCAATGCGGCGACGATCATGATCGGCGAGAAGGCCGCCGCGATGCTGGTCGAGGATGCGAAGACGGACGGCGTCCCGAGCGCGCGCGTGTTCGACACCGCTTGA
- a CDS encoding aldehyde dehydrogenase family protein, producing the protein MLSLVSRLDALKVRPGRLFIDGQWLDWPEARFDQLNPCTNEVMTSFAEAGTRGVALAVAAARKAFDAGPWPRMRAQDRKRLLQPIVERLYAAEDEIAQLQTLDNGIPYTFSRQSRVSAKAAADIFDHFLGWIDKINGDTLPIFSGASNMQYMTFRDPVGVVAAILPYNGPVMTFAMKVAPALACGCTVVVKPSELTNLAVSRLAQILADSDLPPGVFNLVTGATETGTALTSHPGVDKVTFTGSPLVGEKITVASAPTMKRLSLELGGKSAALVFPDTRDVAATAQALMGLCSTFLSGQVCTTPSRAVVHRSIVDEFLHHAREQLGNVRFGDPFDPATTSAPMISRRHQARVLEYVDSGVAQGATLLAGGGLPGGALGNGNWVEPALFANVRNDMRIAQEEIFGPVLSVIPFDTEEEAVRIANDSEYGLAGCVYTTDVSRAFRVARAVKSGAIGVNGFASIPNAPFGGIKRSGVGREGGWSTIEAFTELKTVNFNLDA; encoded by the coding sequence ATGCTCAGTCTCGTTTCCCGGCTCGACGCGCTGAAGGTGCGCCCGGGCCGCCTGTTCATCGACGGCCAGTGGCTCGACTGGCCCGAGGCGCGTTTCGACCAGCTCAATCCGTGCACGAACGAAGTCATGACCAGCTTCGCGGAAGCCGGCACGCGCGGCGTCGCGCTGGCCGTCGCCGCGGCGCGCAAGGCGTTCGACGCGGGCCCGTGGCCGCGCATGCGCGCGCAGGATCGCAAGCGCCTGTTGCAGCCGATCGTCGAGCGGCTGTATGCGGCCGAAGACGAAATCGCGCAACTGCAGACGCTCGACAACGGCATCCCGTACACCTTCAGCCGTCAGTCGCGCGTATCGGCAAAAGCCGCCGCCGACATCTTCGATCATTTCCTCGGCTGGATCGACAAGATCAATGGCGACACGCTGCCGATCTTCTCCGGCGCGTCGAACATGCAGTACATGACCTTCCGCGACCCGGTCGGCGTCGTCGCGGCGATCCTGCCGTACAACGGCCCGGTGATGACGTTCGCGATGAAGGTGGCGCCGGCGCTGGCCTGCGGCTGCACCGTGGTCGTCAAGCCCTCGGAGCTCACCAACCTCGCCGTGAGCCGGCTCGCGCAGATCCTCGCCGACAGCGACCTGCCGCCCGGCGTGTTCAACCTCGTCACCGGCGCGACCGAAACGGGCACGGCGCTGACGTCGCACCCCGGCGTCGATAAGGTGACGTTCACCGGCAGCCCGCTCGTCGGCGAAAAAATCACCGTGGCCAGCGCGCCGACCATGAAGCGCCTGTCGCTCGAACTCGGCGGCAAGAGCGCGGCGCTCGTGTTTCCCGACACGCGCGACGTGGCGGCCACCGCGCAGGCGCTGATGGGCCTCTGCTCGACGTTCCTGTCGGGCCAGGTCTGCACCACGCCGTCGCGCGCGGTCGTGCATCGTTCGATCGTCGACGAATTCCTGCATCACGCGCGCGAACAGCTCGGCAACGTTCGGTTCGGCGATCCGTTCGACCCGGCGACGACGTCCGCGCCGATGATTTCGCGACGTCACCAGGCGCGCGTGCTCGAGTACGTCGACAGCGGCGTCGCGCAGGGAGCGACGCTGCTCGCCGGCGGCGGCCTGCCGGGCGGCGCGCTCGGCAACGGCAACTGGGTCGAGCCGGCGCTGTTCGCGAACGTGCGCAACGACATGCGGATCGCGCAGGAAGAAATCTTCGGCCCGGTACTGTCGGTGATTCCGTTCGATACGGAAGAGGAAGCCGTGCGCATCGCCAACGACAGCGAATACGGGCTCGCCGGCTGCGTCTACACCACCGACGTCAGCCGCGCGTTCCGCGTGGCGCGCGCGGTGAAAAGCGGCGCGATCGGCGTCAACGGCTTTGCCAGCATTCCGAACGCGCCGTTCGGCGGCATCAAGCGCTCGGGCGTCGGCCGCGAAGGCGGCTGGTCGACGATCGAGGCGTTCACCGAACTGAAGACCGTCAATTTCAATCTGGATGCCTGA
- a CDS encoding MBL fold metallo-hydrolase yields the protein MPLLHTIRSRIGHAEVVQIVEMDISGILGALLSEATPDVMKSIPWMKPPYVDEQHRMRAVSQCFVVRTGKRILVIDTCVGNDKDIAGFDAFAELQLEFLATLEQAGIDRHAVTDVLCTHLHFDHVGWNTYKQDGRWLPTFPNATYHFGKAEYAFAQQGDADDAMYDAQNISFHESVRPVVDAGLANFIDRDTDLGDGISVFSTPGHTIGHIAVAVDAGTEQFIIGGDAMHHPVQIARPDMALVLDYDHAQSSATRHALLSRLDGSPTLFTCTHFCAPSFGRISRDANGDYVFTGVQKSRPLP from the coding sequence ATGCCGTTGCTGCATACCATTCGCTCGCGGATCGGCCATGCGGAAGTCGTGCAGATCGTCGAGATGGACATCAGCGGGATTCTCGGCGCCCTGCTGTCCGAGGCGACGCCCGACGTGATGAAGTCGATTCCGTGGATGAAGCCGCCGTACGTGGACGAACAACACCGCATGCGCGCCGTCAGCCAGTGCTTCGTCGTGCGGACCGGCAAGCGCATCCTCGTGATCGACACCTGCGTCGGCAACGACAAGGACATCGCGGGCTTCGACGCGTTCGCCGAACTGCAGCTTGAATTCCTGGCCACGCTGGAACAGGCCGGCATCGACCGCCACGCGGTTACCGACGTGCTGTGCACGCACCTGCATTTCGATCACGTCGGCTGGAACACCTACAAGCAGGACGGCCGCTGGCTGCCGACCTTTCCGAACGCGACCTACCACTTCGGCAAGGCCGAATACGCGTTCGCGCAACAGGGCGACGCCGACGACGCGATGTACGACGCGCAGAACATCTCGTTCCATGAATCCGTGCGGCCCGTCGTCGATGCGGGACTCGCCAACTTCATCGATCGCGACACCGACCTCGGCGACGGCATCTCGGTGTTCTCCACGCCCGGGCACACGATCGGCCATATCGCCGTCGCGGTCGACGCGGGCACCGAGCAGTTCATCATCGGCGGCGACGCGATGCATCACCCGGTGCAGATCGCGCGGCCCGACATGGCGCTCGTGCTCGACTACGACCACGCGCAATCGTCGGCGACGCGGCACGCGTTGCTGTCGCGCCTCGACGGCAGCCCGACGCTGTTCACCTGCACGCATTTCTGCGCGCCGTCGTTCGGCCGGATCAGCAGGGACGCAAATGGCGACTATGTGTTCACCGGCGTGCAGAAGTCACGCCCTTTACCTTGA
- a CDS encoding LysR family transcriptional regulator, with amino-acid sequence MDPSQLPSLAWFVHIAHHLSFTKAAAEMGVSRAALSQNLKALERQLNVKLLYRTTRDMSLTEDGQRLYDTLRPAFGSIEAAIRNLHEVRHEPSGLLRINTSRVAARTLLEPHLGEFMARYPLLRVELVMDDGLSNIIADGYDAGIRLGESLAEHMVAVPITPMLEMVVAGSPDYFARHGTPATPADLIGHNCLCYRHTTSGAIYRWEFTSSEVEGHAFEVEPQGSVVTNDDDGMIRAALQGIGLIQHQDIALREHLDAGTLVRVLAPWCKPFPGYYLYTPSREQMPAKVRALMDFLVEKRERLAADTATHAGAPAASVAPAPRKRRVRRS; translated from the coding sequence ATGGATCCGTCCCAGCTCCCTTCCCTCGCCTGGTTCGTGCACATCGCGCACCATCTGAGCTTCACCAAGGCCGCCGCCGAAATGGGCGTGTCGCGCGCCGCGCTGTCGCAAAACCTGAAAGCGCTGGAACGGCAGCTGAACGTGAAGCTGCTGTACCGCACCACGCGCGACATGTCGCTGACCGAGGACGGCCAACGGCTGTACGACACGCTGCGGCCGGCATTCGGCTCGATCGAGGCGGCGATCCGCAACCTGCATGAAGTCCGCCACGAACCGTCCGGGCTGCTGCGCATCAACACGTCGCGCGTGGCCGCGCGCACGCTGCTCGAACCGCACCTGGGCGAATTCATGGCGCGCTATCCGCTGCTGCGGGTGGAACTCGTGATGGACGACGGGCTGTCGAACATCATCGCCGACGGCTACGACGCGGGCATCCGGCTCGGCGAGAGCCTGGCCGAGCACATGGTGGCCGTGCCGATCACGCCGATGCTCGAAATGGTCGTGGCCGGCTCGCCGGACTATTTCGCGCGTCACGGCACGCCGGCCACGCCCGCCGACCTGATCGGCCACAACTGCCTGTGCTATCGCCATACGACGAGCGGCGCGATCTATCGCTGGGAATTCACGTCGTCCGAGGTCGAAGGGCACGCGTTCGAAGTCGAGCCGCAGGGCAGCGTGGTCACGAACGACGACGACGGGATGATACGCGCGGCGCTGCAAGGTATCGGCCTGATCCAGCACCAGGACATCGCGCTGCGCGAACACCTCGATGCCGGCACGCTGGTGCGCGTGCTTGCGCCGTGGTGCAAGCCGTTTCCCGGCTACTATCTGTACACGCCGTCGCGCGAGCAGATGCCGGCGAAGGTGCGCGCGCTGATGGATTTCCTCGTCGAAAAACGTGAACGGCTGGCCGCCGACACAGCCACGCACGCGGGCGCGCCTGCCGCTTCCGTCGCGCCGGCGCCGCGCAAGCGGCGCGTCAGACGGTCCTGA
- a CDS encoding CaiB/BaiF CoA transferase family protein encodes MKVLEGIKVLDFGRFIAGPFCSALLADYGADVIRIDRVGGGEDRFIVPVTEHGEGALFLQVNRNKRSMTLDLDSPEGREIVRRLVADADVVIANMPPRTLKSLGLDYDSLRAIKPDVILVASNAFGNSEAVRDRVGFDGVGQALSGAVYMAGTPDRPQKAMVPVVDFATAFSCALGVMLALYERQRSGQGQEVSASLLCTGLNMASGALIEEALLGLDRQATLNRASGYAPSDIFKARDGWFITQVIGRPMFKRWTQLVGRPELLDDPRFADDTLRGENGAFLSDLMSEWCADKTLAEALAALEQARIPASPVNSPRQALEDETIKAADVIRWMDYPGAPKKVPIFATPVSLSRTPPEIRMRPPLTGEHTDEILAGIGFDARAVAELRSRKIV; translated from the coding sequence ATGAAAGTACTCGAAGGCATCAAGGTCCTCGATTTCGGACGCTTCATCGCCGGGCCGTTCTGCTCGGCGCTGCTCGCCGACTACGGCGCGGACGTGATCCGCATCGACCGCGTCGGCGGCGGCGAGGATCGCTTCATCGTGCCCGTGACCGAACACGGCGAAGGCGCGCTGTTCCTGCAGGTCAATCGCAACAAGCGCTCGATGACGCTCGATCTCGACAGCCCCGAAGGGCGCGAGATCGTGCGCCGGCTGGTCGCCGATGCCGACGTGGTGATCGCGAACATGCCGCCGCGCACGCTCAAGAGCCTCGGCCTCGACTACGACAGCCTGCGCGCGATCAAGCCCGACGTGATCCTGGTCGCGTCCAACGCGTTCGGCAACAGCGAAGCCGTGCGCGACCGCGTCGGCTTCGACGGGGTCGGCCAGGCGCTCAGCGGCGCCGTCTACATGGCCGGCACGCCCGACCGGCCGCAAAAGGCGATGGTGCCGGTGGTCGACTTCGCGACGGCGTTTTCGTGCGCGCTCGGCGTGATGCTCGCGCTCTACGAACGCCAGCGCAGCGGCCAGGGGCAGGAAGTCAGCGCGTCGCTGCTGTGCACGGGCCTGAACATGGCCAGCGGCGCGCTGATCGAGGAAGCGCTGCTCGGGCTCGACCGGCAGGCCACGCTGAACCGCGCGTCCGGCTATGCGCCGTCCGACATCTTCAAGGCGCGGGACGGCTGGTTCATCACGCAGGTGATCGGCCGGCCGATGTTCAAGCGCTGGACGCAGCTCGTGGGCCGCCCGGAACTGCTGGACGATCCGCGCTTCGCCGACGATACGCTGCGCGGCGAGAACGGCGCGTTCCTGAGCGACCTGATGAGCGAATGGTGTGCGGACAAGACGCTCGCCGAGGCGCTGGCCGCGCTCGAGCAGGCGCGCATCCCGGCCAGCCCGGTCAACTCGCCGCGTCAGGCGCTGGAGGACGAAACCATCAAGGCCGCCGACGTGATCCGCTGGATGGATTATCCCGGCGCGCCGAAGAAGGTGCCGATCTTCGCGACGCCGGTGTCGCTGTCGCGCACGCCGCCGGAAATCCGCATGCGACCGCCGCTGACTGGCGAGCATACCGATGAAATCCTCGCCGGCATCGGGTTCGATGCACGCGCGGTGGCCGAGCTGCGATCGCGCAAGATCGTCTGA
- a CDS encoding aromatic ring-hydroxylating oxygenase subunit alpha yields the protein MNHPGELKPSLTESVGLSTNPMPTTLYTDPAQYEIERERIFRRAWLMVGRVERIPKPGDFFVKDLAVARASVIVARAEDGKIRAFHNVCAHRANIVEHRPSGNAKRFVCRYHSWSYNNAGELANVPDESGFFHLDRKKCGLTPVALDVWDGWIFINLAPAPEVSLAEFLGPMAEALSGIDYPNADNAIVLRGEFKANWKAVAENFSEVYHIASIHPKTFGPIYTGKENPFGRPLDANLRGAHRSFSLWLNQNVAVPEHAKVMRWLFSAGETVTGTRNDAQANPLTEHRGVNPGRHPDWSQDVNWFFPNWHLQISANQFWTHEFWPTSANTTVWEARFYNKKPKSVRERLQLEHFTSHITDGMLEDLGNIESMQAGMETGAKPFVYFNESEILCRHGLEQVVRWSSASTVKDAIA from the coding sequence ATGAACCATCCTGGCGAACTCAAGCCGAGCTTGACCGAATCCGTCGGCCTGTCGACGAACCCGATGCCAACCACGCTGTACACCGATCCGGCACAGTACGAAATCGAACGCGAGCGGATTTTCCGCCGTGCGTGGCTGATGGTGGGCCGCGTCGAGCGGATTCCGAAGCCGGGCGATTTTTTCGTGAAGGATCTCGCCGTGGCCCGCGCGTCCGTGATCGTCGCGCGTGCCGAGGACGGCAAGATCCGCGCGTTTCACAACGTCTGCGCGCATCGCGCGAACATCGTCGAGCACCGGCCGAGCGGCAACGCGAAGCGCTTCGTGTGCCGCTATCACAGCTGGAGCTACAACAACGCGGGCGAGCTGGCGAACGTGCCCGACGAGTCCGGCTTCTTCCATCTCGACCGGAAGAAATGCGGGCTGACGCCGGTTGCGCTCGACGTGTGGGACGGCTGGATCTTCATCAACCTGGCGCCCGCGCCCGAAGTCAGCCTCGCCGAATTCCTCGGACCGATGGCCGAGGCGCTGTCCGGCATCGACTACCCGAACGCCGACAACGCGATCGTGCTGCGCGGCGAATTCAAGGCGAACTGGAAGGCCGTCGCCGAGAATTTCAGCGAGGTCTATCACATCGCGTCGATCCACCCGAAGACGTTCGGGCCGATCTACACCGGCAAGGAAAATCCGTTCGGGCGGCCGCTGGACGCGAACCTGCGCGGCGCGCATCGCTCGTTTTCGCTGTGGCTGAACCAGAACGTCGCGGTGCCGGAGCACGCGAAGGTGATGCGCTGGCTGTTCTCGGCCGGCGAGACGGTGACCGGCACGCGCAACGACGCGCAGGCCAATCCGCTCACCGAGCACCGCGGCGTGAATCCGGGCCGGCATCCGGACTGGTCGCAGGACGTGAACTGGTTCTTCCCGAACTGGCATCTGCAGATCTCGGCGAACCAGTTCTGGACGCATGAATTCTGGCCGACGTCGGCGAACACGACGGTCTGGGAGGCGCGCTTCTACAACAAGAAGCCGAAGAGCGTGCGCGAGCGGCTGCAGCTCGAACACTTCACGTCGCACATCACCGACGGGATGCTCGAGGATCTCGGCAACATCGAGTCGATGCAGGCCGGCATGGAGACGGGCGCGAAGCCGTTCGTCTACTTCAACGAGAGCGAGATCCTGTGCCGGCACGGGCTCGAGCAGGTGGTCCGGTGGTCGTCGGCGTCGACCGTGAAGGACGCGATCGCGTAG